The nucleotide sequence CCTCGAAAAAATTCTATAGAGGGTGGCCTGGTCGACAAGAGCAAACATAATCTGATGTTCGCTCTTATAATAGCTACGAATATACCTATTTTAATATACCTAATGGCCACTGGCAGCATACTTAGTGGCTCAATACTGGCCCTAATCATATTTTTTGCATTTAGCTATTCCGCTAAGCCATTCAGATTTAAAGAGGTGCCAATTCTAGATTCGATAAATTCTAGCTTGCACTTTGTGATGCCTTTAGTTTTTGGCTTGGTTTATGCAGGTGCCACCAGCCTTCCTTGGCCAGCGATAATATCTTTCTTTTTGTGGGGAGCTGCCTCGCAGGCCCTAGGAGCTATCCAGGACATTAAGCCCGATAGGGCAGGCGGTATAGAGTCGATCGCAACCAAGCTGGGGTCAAAGTTTACAAATAGGTATAGCATTATTCTTTATACCGTGAGCTGTATCATACCCGTCATATTCTATTTCCCATGGGGAATAGCTGTAGGAATTATACTTTCCCTTTACCCATTAAATGTTCTGTTCTTTAGCAGATTCAAATCAGATGCTAAGAGTGGTGAATACAATAGGGCCTGGAAAAACTTTCTATGGTTAAACCTGCTGTGTGGTTTCTGGCTAAGTCAACTGTTACTGTTCGTCTTTGACCCATTAGGGCTGGGGCTAAGCAGGATAGCTTTGCTGGGAGTCTTTATTATTATTATTGGCTTGGCTCAACTATCCCTTACTCTGTACAATTACAAGAAATTCACTCGTCCCAAGACTAAACGCCTCAATGATCTGCCGCATATAGATATACTACTCCACTCCACCGGCAACAAGGATAATATCGCCTCCACGCTCCTTGCTCTGATAGGCCAAAACTACCCTCACTTTGATATTTACTACGCCAACCTAGATAATGACCCGCGCTCCAGGAAGATCGCTGAAGGCTACCAGGATAAAAGGCTACAAATCGTTGACGCTGGCAGAACTCCAGCCGGCTGGAGTCAGGCGGCCTGGGCTAGCAATGTATTATTTAAAAAATCTAAATCGGATATAAATGTATTAATAAGCCCAGATACTATTCTGCTACCCAACACCCTTTCGGTAATTGCCAGCATGTTCGACTCTAGCGATCTAGATCTAGTATCATTATTGCCGGCTGATCAAAATGAATCATTATGGCAGCAACTTTTAATGAGCCAGGAACACTATTTGCTATTAGGACTCTACCCTTCTGCATACATCACCAAAAACCACCCAAAACTAGCCACGGCTTATAGTAATTTAATTGCTTTTAAGAAGTCTCCGCTTAAAAAAGTTGGTGGGTTTGAATTAACCAAAAACAGCCCCCTTGAGGACCTCGATATAGCCAATAAAGCCAACCAAATCGGGCTAAACACTAAATTCTATTGTGCTAGCGACTTGGCAGTTAGCCAGAATAGATCTGGGCTAGTGAGTTTAGCTGCCTACAACCAACAAAAACTGTATCCTAGCCTACACTTCAATATGCCCCTTACTGTTGCTCTTATTTCGGGTGGTATTTTCATTATTTCATTCCCAATATTCTTATTAAGCGCCTTGATGCTAGCAGGGATATATGATGGCACAATACTTTTGGCGATAGGTTGTGCTCTACTGCTATTCAATAGGCTAGTAGTAATGGTCAAATCCAAGCAGAGCATTTCTGGTGCTCTGCTTTACCCATTAGGCTGTCTTGCGATTTTGCTGCAACTTTTCACATCGATGCTCTATTATGAGCTAAGAAAGCACAGCTGGAAAAGCCGCTACGAACTATAGCCTGATCTTTTGCTTGCTTCCCTAAAGCGCTCTATCGCTTGCCCTAAACACTACTTTGGCTATAATTATAGCCAATACGGATGCTAGCCCGACTGCTATAAATACTGGCAAAGTCTGAGATAGCAAAAATACTATTACCCTACCCAGAGCTAAAGGGTCCATTAGTCGGGAAGGGTCCGAAGAGATTAATAGATTATTCGCACTTAATAAATTAGCCGAAAAAGCCATTACCAGCCCGATGATAGAGCCAAATGCAAGTGAATAAGCAGGGCTAGTTATTTTTCTACTGCCCTTGCGAATATTAACTATTACCAGCGATAGTATCGAAATAGAAATAGTCACCCACAAAAAAGGTATAGCTTGGCTCGCCGTAGTATAGATTAGTTTGGCATACTGCAATCTATCTAATAGTGTCTTGTCCTCGCTATCTGGTGCGATCAGCGAAATGCTGTCTGGAATAATTTTGGTAATCTCGAATTTAGCTCTTGGGTCGTCTATGCCAGAAAGTGCCTTTGACCTCAGCTGCACTAGATCTAATTGCAAAGCTATAGGGCCATTAGGCGAATTAAGCCACTCCAATATAGATATCTGGCTTGGCTGCAAAGTAGACTTTACAACTTCTGGGGTTACTGCTTGGCCGATTCCGTTCTTTGCAAGACCCACAATTGCCTCATTGCCGCTTAATTGGCTAATGAGCAAGGAGCTCAAGCTCTTGGCGGCAGTGTTATAAAATCCTGAGCCGGCCAATACTTGTGTTAGCCTTTGGTTGGAGGAAAATGTCCCCACTAGAGACATGGCAAAGACTAAAAGTAAAAAGCTCAGGCAGACCACTGCCTGTAATATTCTATTGATTAGTGACAAAACAAAGTTGACATTATGTAGATTATTTTAGCATCTCATTATGATCCTCGGCTAGAGATAACATAACAAATTCTATTTGGTTGTAGAAAGACTTATAACCAGCATTGTTGTGCAATGTGTAGTCTGCACGATCCTGGATTGCCGAGACATCAAAGTGGGCATTTTTATTTTCATTAATTTCCAGCTGCTTAAATGTGTCGAAATCAATTTTGTCGCCAATTCTATTGCGCAGTAAGGATCTTTTGTAGCGAGATTCTGCAGAAGCTACAGTGCTTATTACCTTCCCGCCTTTGGCGATGGCATAATCGGCTTCTTCTGGGTGCCTTAATGCACTTAATAATATTTTTTGAGTGCCGGCTCCTTCTAGAGCCCAGCGCACCAAAACATCATTTCCTTGTTCATCCCTGAGCTTAGTGGCGACTTTATGCATATTTTGCCGGGTAAGATCCCCTAACATATTTTTTTTAATATAATCTCTTAGGATATCCGCAGTAGAGATATGCTTGTATCCATATTTCTTACAAATATAGTCAGCAGCAGTATCCTTACCACTACCAGCCTGTCCTACTAAAATCAGTATTTTACTCATTAGCTATATACTATCCTATTTTGGCTTATTCTAGCTAATTATATTTACTAAGTTCTTCAAGAAGCTGGCCTTTGTAGTCATAGCTTTTTTGATCATACTCTGCAAGCACGCTATCTATTGCCTGATTTTTAGAAATAATAAGTGCATCAAGTTCATCTTTATTTTTAGATAATGACTCTACACCTTTACGGAACTGGGCCCTAGCAGATTCGATATCTGTGCTAAATTTTTCTGAGACTATTTGGCTATCTACCCCCGCGGCGCAGGATATTTTCGCCTCACTGGATAAAGTCTCGAACCTTGATACTAAAGACAAGTCGTTCTGCTTATCAAGAAGTATGTGACGATCTGAAAGCTCAGTTATTTTATTTTTAAAATCAATTCTTATTCGATCTACGCCTTCTCTTCTTGCGCTGATTGCGCTGACTATTTTACTTTTATAACTATCTATTGCAGCGGCTTGCTCTGGGGTTCTAGACTTGAGTAATATCTGCCTAAAGTGTTCTTCTCTCTTTTCGTCGGCCGACTGGCGTATAGACTTTAACTTTTGTTCGGGTTTACTTTGGGGTGTTCTGTTGCTACTGATTAGATCCCTGTTTTGGTCTCTTTTATTTTTAAGGGCAGCTAGCTTATCGCCAATTTTCAGAGATGATGACTCCTGGCCTGCACAGAAATTTGTTTCTCCCATGGCGATTATGGGCATAGCAAAAGCACTAGCTGGCATCAATACAAGGCTAAGCAGCAACAGCGAGATAATGGAGATAAATATTTTGATTGGATTATTATTAGTTTTCATCTAAAGCCTCATCTATTGTTGACATGCTAGAAACAGTTACTTTTGCAGAATCTTCGGCTGTGGTGTCGATATAAGAATTATTGGTATCATTTTGGGCATCAGCAATGTTGAGATTGCTTAGGTTCTCTAAGCTGCCGTTGGGCTTGACCGATGAGCTGCTCAGGGTATCGACCGGCGTAGTACCACTTATAGTCGCATACCCTCCAATTGCTACAAATACTAGTACGACTGCCATAGCAGAAGAAGCTACCTTGATACTTCCAAGCCAACTAGGCTTGTGTTTTACTTTATCCAAATTAGATGCCGAATCTATCCCGCGCAGGGCCTTCTCGAATGAGGTTCTCCCAGTGGTACTTTTGACCCTTATTGCAGACAATGACTCCTGCGTGCTCAAGCATTGTTCTATGCTTGAAATTTGAGCATCAGTCAATTTAACCCTAAACTTTGGGGCTACTTTTGTTAACCGATGTTCTAAATGATATTCTAATGCTTCTTGATAATATTTCATTATTCTCTATCCTTGTTTATTTCCAATTGCAACTTTTGTATACCCCTAGAGTATAACTTTCTCGTTGCTGGGTTACTCTTTGAAATTATCTTAGATATCTCTGTATTAGATAGCCCACTCACCAGCCTAAGGCTTACTACCTCCTGATAGTTAGCTGGCAGCCTACTAATGGCTGATAATATTTCCTGAATTTTCTGCTTACTATAAGCCTGCTCCTCTGGCCTTGGAGAAGTATCTACCAAAAAAGGCAAGATTGCCTCTGAGCCTTCAATGGGCCGATTCTTATTTGACCTCCAGTAGTCTGCAATTACGCTCCGGGCGATCGTAAATATATAGGCCAGTGGAGAATAGCCTTGATCTGTCCAATTCGCAAGATTCTTGTAAAAGCGAATAAATACTTGCTGGGCTAGATCTTCGGCGTCATCCCTAGTTGGCACTCTAAATGAAATATAACGCAGAATTGGCTCGTAAAATTCCTCATATAGGCTTTCGAAAGCTGCTTCATCCCCAGCCTGCGCCGAAGTCACCAAGGCCAAAAGGTGATCTTGCTGGTTATGTTCAGTCATAATAACGATCTAAGCTGCTTTTTTGTGACATCAAAAAATTATACACTAGTTCCCCCAAATTGCGTCTATTATAGATATTCTTATAGTGCGCCAAGCTGGTACCAGTGCCGCTACTAGGCCGACTAAAAGCAATATAACTGTGTTTATTACCATGAACCTAAAGTCTACAGCCAGAAGAACCTTACCATAGGGCGATGTAAATGAGTAGGTTCTCTCGATAGGTACGATTACCCAAATAAATATTGCAGCGCCAATGGCGGAGCCTACTAGTGTGTAGAACCCAGCCCTAAAGAGATAAGAGCTGATAATCGTCGGCGAACTAATCCCTATAGCTCTTTCTATACCGATTTGCCTCCTCTTGCTGACTAAATCCACATAGGTGACAATAAATATAGTTACAGCAGCCACTAGCAAGGCTACGATTCTTAGTATCCGGTTTACTGTGGTAAGAGTATCTGTAAAACCCCTTACATAGCCAGACCTTTCCTGCCAAGTTCTAAATTCTAGGTCCGATCTAATGGACTTTATGTTATCAATAACTGTCGACTCACTTGCTTGAGCTGAAAGCTTAATATTGATATTTTCTATATTCGAATTTGGCTCAATTGCGTCAAATTCAGTATTGCTTAGGAAGGTTTTGATATCTGACTCAAAAAACTCATTTAAAAATATTCCCTTTACCGTATATTCTTTTTGAGTACCTGTAGAAAAAC is from Patescibacteria group bacterium and encodes:
- a CDS encoding sigma-70 family RNA polymerase sigma factor encodes the protein MTEHNQQDHLLALVTSAQAGDEAAFESLYEEFYEPILRYISFRVPTRDDAEDLAQQVFIRFYKNLANWTDQGYSPLAYIFTIARSVIADYWRSNKNRPIEGSEAILPFLVDTSPRPEEQAYSKQKIQEILSAISRLPANYQEVVSLRLVSGLSNTEISKIISKSNPATRKLYSRGIQKLQLEINKDRE
- a CDS encoding nucleoside monophosphate kinase; the protein is MSKILILVGQAGSGKDTAADYICKKYGYKHISTADILRDYIKKNMLGDLTRQNMHKVATKLRDEQGNDVLVRWALEGAGTQKILLSALRHPEEADYAIAKGGKVISTVASAESRYKRSLLRNRIGDKIDFDTFKQLEINENKNAHFDVSAIQDRADYTLHNNAGYKSFYNQIEFVMLSLAEDHNEMLK
- a CDS encoding prenyltransferase → MKSLLTKVVLIKNNHQLSIREVLASSRPFSWVNTVGPFFVGYTIANGSINLPCVVGAVYFCFFYNFLLYGVNDIFDYESDIKNPRKNSIEGGLVDKSKHNLMFALIIATNIPILIYLMATGSILSGSILALIIFFAFSYSAKPFRFKEVPILDSINSSLHFVMPLVFGLVYAGATSLPWPAIISFFLWGAASQALGAIQDIKPDRAGGIESIATKLGSKFTNRYSIILYTVSCIIPVIFYFPWGIAVGIILSLYPLNVLFFSRFKSDAKSGEYNRAWKNFLWLNLLCGFWLSQLLLFVFDPLGLGLSRIALLGVFIIIIGLAQLSLTLYNYKKFTRPKTKRLNDLPHIDILLHSTGNKDNIASTLLALIGQNYPHFDIYYANLDNDPRSRKIAEGYQDKRLQIVDAGRTPAGWSQAAWASNVLFKKSKSDINVLISPDTILLPNTLSVIASMFDSSDLDLVSLLPADQNESLWQQLLMSQEHYLLLGLYPSAYITKNHPKLATAYSNLIAFKKSPLKKVGGFELTKNSPLEDLDIANKANQIGLNTKFYCASDLAVSQNRSGLVSLAAYNQQKLYPSLHFNMPLTVALISGGIFIISFPIFLLSALMLAGIYDGTILLAIGCALLLFNRLVVMVKSKQSISGALLYPLGCLAILLQLFTSMLYYELRKHSWKSRYEL
- a CDS encoding FtsX-like permease family protein, translated to MRRSLVVAGFLARKLVLRSNWGLNIMAVLMIVLVYININFTSSLLNGFIGTVNNKLISAQTGNIIVFSNSNSGISDSGKLIDSISSIPGVEGVTGSRSLPAQISRDGKKTVAEVSGINTDSYGDVFITPKNMIEGEFINKDDKDKIVLGAQIAGADISRLELYSDSLKNVHAGDKVMVSFSTGTQKEYTVKGIFLNEFFESDIKTFLSNTEFDAIEPNSNIENINIKLSAQASESTVIDNIKSIRSDLEFRTWQERSGYVRGFTDTLTTVNRILRIVALLVAAVTIFIVTYVDLVSKRRQIGIERAIGISSPTIISSYLFRAGFYTLVGSAIGAAIFIWVIVPIERTYSFTSPYGKVLLAVDFRFMVINTVILLLVGLVAALVPAWRTIRISIIDAIWGN